Proteins encoded together in one Formosa sp. Hel3_A1_48 window:
- a CDS encoding cytidine deaminase: MKQLKISCNIDVFETLDELPKDVQSLMNKAHNARSKAYAPYSKFLVGAALELSNGEIITGNNQENAAYPSGLCAERTAIFYAHAQFPEEAILRMAIAAGSEHKEAETPIPPCGGCRQALVEYEQLQKKQIELYFMGTKGQVAHSNSVENILPWIFDKKAL; encoded by the coding sequence ATGAAACAACTCAAAATAAGCTGCAACATCGATGTATTTGAGACATTGGATGAATTGCCTAAAGATGTGCAATCACTTATGAATAAAGCACACAATGCACGTTCAAAAGCATATGCACCCTATTCAAAATTCTTGGTTGGCGCTGCCCTCGAGCTCAGCAATGGTGAAATCATAACCGGAAACAATCAAGAAAACGCAGCATACCCGTCAGGTTTGTGTGCGGAAAGAACTGCAATATTTTACGCCCATGCCCAATTCCCAGAAGAGGCTATTTTACGCATGGCTATAGCTGCAGGGTCAGAACACAAAGAAGCAGAAACACCCATTCCGCCTTGTGGCGGTTGCCGCCAAGCGCTTGTAGAATATGAACAACTTCAGAAAAAACAAATTGAACTATATTTTATGGGTACAAAAGGTCAAGTTGCACACTCAAACTCCGTAGAAAACATTCTTCCTTGGATTTTTGATAAAAAAGCACTGTAA
- the pdhA gene encoding pyruvate dehydrogenase (acetyl-transferring) E1 component subunit alpha, producing MQEITKETYLDWYENMFFWRKFEDKLAAVYIQQKVRGFLHLYNGQEAVLAGALHAMDLSKDKMITAYRNHVQPIGMGVDPRRVMAELYGKATGTSQGLGGSMHIFSKEHGFYGGHGIVGGQIPLGAGMAFGDKYNETGAVTLCYFGDGAARQGSLHETFNMAMTWKLPVVFVCENNGYAMGTSVERTANHTDIWKLGLGYEMPCGPVDGMNPIKVAEAFDEAIQRARRGDGPTFLEMKTYRYRGHSMSDAQHYRTKDEVKEYQKIDPITQVKNVILENGYASEEDIKEIDKRVKGLVAECEKFAEESPFPEKSLMYDAVYEQEDYPFLEHKL from the coding sequence ATGCAAGAAATAACCAAAGAAACTTATCTTGACTGGTACGAAAACATGTTCTTTTGGCGTAAGTTTGAAGACAAACTCGCGGCAGTCTATATCCAACAAAAAGTAAGAGGCTTTTTACACCTATACAATGGTCAAGAAGCCGTTTTAGCAGGTGCACTTCACGCAATGGATCTTTCGAAAGACAAAATGATTACGGCATACAGAAACCACGTACAACCCATCGGTATGGGTGTCGATCCGCGTCGTGTCATGGCAGAGCTTTACGGAAAAGCTACAGGAACATCGCAAGGATTAGGAGGTTCGATGCATATATTTTCTAAAGAGCATGGTTTTTACGGAGGCCACGGAATTGTGGGCGGACAAATTCCCTTGGGCGCAGGAATGGCCTTTGGCGATAAATACAACGAAACAGGAGCTGTTACCTTGTGTTACTTTGGCGATGGCGCAGCACGACAAGGCTCGCTACATGAGACCTTCAATATGGCCATGACATGGAAGCTTCCTGTGGTCTTTGTATGTGAAAACAATGGTTATGCCATGGGTACATCTGTTGAGCGAACAGCAAACCACACCGATATTTGGAAACTTGGACTTGGTTATGAAATGCCTTGTGGACCAGTCGACGGAATGAACCCCATTAAAGTTGCTGAAGCTTTTGATGAGGCAATTCAACGTGCAAGACGTGGAGATGGTCCAACATTTTTGGAGATGAAAACCTACCGCTACAGAGGGCATTCTATGAGTGATGCCCAACATTACAGAACCAAAGACGAGGTCAAGGAATACCAGAAAATTGATCCCATCACGCAAGTGAAAAATGTTATTCTGGAAAATGGATATGCCTCAGAAGAAGATATTAAAGAAATAGACAAGCGCGTCAAAGGATTGGTAGCCGAATGCGAAAAATTTGCGGAAGAATCACCATTCCCAGAAAAAAGCTTAATGTACGACGCAGTATACGAACAAGAAGATTACCCATTTTTAGAACATAAACTATAG